A genomic stretch from Nilaparvata lugens isolate BPH chromosome 8, ASM1435652v1, whole genome shotgun sequence includes:
- the LOC120352726 gene encoding E3 ubiquitin-protein ligase HUWE1-like, which produces MIISREIFNPDYALSTTSEGEKVMFTINTSLHYNPDDLLYFKFIGRVIAKEIYDNKLLECSSTRSFYKHTLDILVKYTDMESEDYTFYKSLAYLKKNHISSIGYDLTFSAEVRGVGVTEVRELEPDGQKTYPSLKRTSSSTYIWFVR; this is translated from the exons ATGATCATATCGAGGGAGATTTTCAACCCGGATTATGCACTTTCCACTACATCAGAGGGCGAAAAAGTGATGTTCACTATAAATACCTCATTGCACTACAACCCGGACGATCTTCTCTACTTCAAATTCATCGGGAGGGTGATTGCAAAAGAAATCTATGACAACAAACTTCTCGAGTGCTCCTCTACTCGTTCCTTCTACAAGCATACTCTGGATATTCTGGTCAAGTACACAGATATGGAAAGTGAGGATTACACTTTCTACAAAAGTCTCGCCTACTTGAAGAAAAACCATATCTCTAGCATTGGATATGATTTGACATTCAGTGCAGAGGTGCGAGGAGTTGGAGTGACTGAGGTGAGGGAACTGGAACCAGATGGACAAAAAAC ATACCCATCACTGAAGAGAACAAGCTCGAGTACATACATCTGGTTTGTCAGATAA